From the Ammospiza caudacuta isolate bAmmCau1 chromosome 24, bAmmCau1.pri, whole genome shotgun sequence genome, one window contains:
- the DSTYK gene encoding dual serine/threonine and tyrosine protein kinase encodes MEGEEAPSWRGPGGAVRELCRSFGHYNRHLARLQHNLRETKRFFRDVKFSQGHPFALAPAGDGPRSAWDGDGGPGDGGPSPVSFPRHEEEQLQRSVSWRPCLLILGQNCRAKGHLLNTLLGQELLPTTGTGTEERCRRRRVRFTHGARPRLSLALPGQYELVQALVAHSGHWDTIPEQDLQVPGDAEDPAQRVAELEVVLPCALLKEVDIVVAPCRGFQSAESTLAEFVDQVLPVVTFAISEPQLSPSDQAELREIKQKFSLPIFFLRIPEAGSELSSPKNPPKDNKSHPKDNKSHPKDTKSQLHLQLLDLEYLSPSSPCGCGAPGSSMLVEQLEKLRLLSSFSRQVLQQHLVEAATRLSEVHGRCLNIFINQAFDMQRDLQITPKRLEYTRRKENELYESLMGIANRKQEEMKEMIVDTLGNMKEELLEDAASMEFRDIIIPESGEPVSSKDIKRCIQQIQELIISRLNQAVANKLISSVDYLRESFVGTLERCLKSLEESWEGSVHPPRGLEKPREGSVHITSNYLKQILNAAYHVEVTFHSGSTVTRMLWEQIKQIIQRITWVSPPAITSEWKRKVAQDAIESLSASKLAKSICSQFRTRLNSSHEAFAASLRQLEDGHSGRLERTEDLWLRVRKEHAPRLARLSLESRSLQDVLLHGKPKLGRELGRGQYGVVYLCDSWGGHFPCALKSVVPPDEKHWNDLALEFHYMRSLQSHERLVHLHGSVIDYGYGGGSSIAVLLIMERLHRDLYTGLKAGLELEPRLQIALDVVEGIRYLHSQGLVHRDIKLKNVLLDKKNRAKITDLGFCKPEAMMSGSIVGTPIHMAPELFTGKYDNSVDVYAFGILFWYLCSGHVKLPEAFERCASKDHLWNNVRRGVRPERLPVFDEECWQLMEACWDGDSSQRPLLGIVQPMLQGIMDRLCRPPPEHPHKGLDDST; translated from the exons GCCCCAGCCCGGTGTCGTTCCCCCGGCacgaggaggagcagctgcagcgctCGGTGAGCTGGAGGCCGTGCCTGCTGATCCTGGGCCAGAACTGCCGTGCCAAGGGGCACCTGCTCAACACCCTgctgggccaggagctgctgcccac cactggcactggcaCCGAGGAGCGGTGCCGGCGCCGCCGCGTTCGCTTCACGCACGGGGCGCGGCCGCggctgagcctggcactgcccgggCAGTACGAGCTGGTGCAGGCGCTGGTGGCACACAGCGGGCACTGGGACACCATCCCCGAGCAGGACCTGCAGGTGCCAGGGGACGCCGAGGATCCCGCAcagagggtggcagagctggaggtggTGCTGCCCTGCGCGCTGCTCAAG gAAGTGGACATCGTGGTGGCTCCATGCCGAGGCTTCCAGTCAGCTGAGTCCACCCTGGCCGAGTTTGTGGACCAGGTGCTGCCCGTTGTCACCTTTGCCATCAGCGAGCCCCAGCTGTCCCCGTCGGACCAGGCGGAACTTCGGGAAATCAAACAAAAATTCTCCCTCCCCATCTTCTTCCTGCGAATCCCCGAGGCCGGCAGCGAGCTGAGCTCTCCCAAAAACCCTCCCAAGGACAACAAATCCCACCCTAAGGACAACAAATCCCACCCCAAGGACACCAAATcccagctccacctgcagctgctggatcTGGAGTACCTgagcccctccagcccctgcgGCTGCGGCGCTCCCGGCTCCTCCatgctggtggagcagctggagaagctgaggctgctgagctccttctccaggcaggtgctgcagcagcacctggtgGAGGCAGCCACGAGGCTGAGCGAGGTTCACGGGCGCTGCCTCAACATCTTTATCAACCAGGCCTTCGACATGCAGAGGGACCTGCAGATCACCCCCAAGAGGTTGGAGTACACGCGCAGGAAGGAGAACGAGCTCTACGAGTCGCTGATGGGCATCGCCAACCGCaagcaggaggagatgaaggagATGATCGTGGACACGCTGGGGAATAtgaaggaggagctgctggaggatgcTGCCAGTATGGAGTTTAGAG acATCATCATCCCCGAGAGCGGCGAGCCCGTCAGCTCCAAGGACATCAAGCGCTGCATCCAGCAGATCCAGGAGCTGAtcatctccaggctgaaccAGGCTGTGGCCAACAAACTGATCAGCTCCGTGGATTACCTGAGGGAGAGCTTCGTGGGCACCCTGGAGCGCTGCCTCAAGAGCCTGGAGGAGTCCTGGGAGGGCTCCGTGCACCCGCCCCGGGGGCTGGAGAAACCCCGCGAGGGATCCGTGCACATCACCAGCAACTATCTCAAACAG atcCTGAATGCAGCTTATCACGTGGAGGTCACGTTCCACTCGGGTTCAACAGTGACCAGGATGCTGTGGGAACAGATCAAACAG ATCATCCAGCGGATCACGTGGGTCAGCCCCCCGGCCATCACCAGCGAGTGGAAGAGGAAGGTGGCCCAGGACGCCATCGAGAGCCTGAGCGCCTCCAAGCTGGCCAAGAGCATCTGCAGCCAGTTCCGCACGCGCCTCAACAGCTCCCACGAGGCCTTCGCCGCCTCCCTGCGCCAG CTGGAGGACGGCCACTCGGGCCGGCTGGAGCGCACCGAGGACCTGTGGCTGAGGGTGAGGAAGGAGCACGCGCCCCGGCTGGCCCGGCTCTCCCTGGAGAGCAGATCCCTGCAGGACGTGCTGCTGCACG GGAAGCCcaagctgggcagggagctgggccgAGGCCAGTACGGGGTGGTGTACCTGTGTGACAGCTGGGGGGGACACTTCCCCTGCGCCCTCAAATCCGTCGTCCCTCCGGATGAGAAGCACTGGAACGACCTGGCACTGGAATTTCACTACATGAG GTCCCTGCAGTCCCACGAGAGGCTGGTGCACCTGCATGGCTCCGTTATTGATTATGGCTATGGAGGAGGCTCCagcattgctgtgctgctgatcaTGGAGAGGCTGCACAGGGACCTCTACACGGGGCTGAAG gctgggctggaattggaGCCACGGTTGCAGATTGCGTTGGATGTGGTGGAAGGGATCCGGTacctgcacagccagggcttGGTGCACAGGGACATCAAACTCAAAAATGTCCTG ttggACAAAAAAAATAGGGCCAAAATCACTGATTTGGGGTTCTGCAAACCCGAGGCGATGATGTCTGGCAGCATCGTGGGCACCCCCATCCACATGGCTCCCGAGCTCTTCACAG ggaaatatGACAATTCCGTGGATGTTTATGCCTTTGGGATCCTGTTCTGGTACCTCTGCTCGGGCCATGTGAAGTTACCTGAGGCTTTTGAGAGGTGTGCAAGCAAAGATCACCTGTGGAACAACGTCAGGAGAG GGGTGCGCCCGGAGCGGCTGCCGGTGTTTGACGAGGAATGCTGGCAGCTGATGGAGGCGTGCTGGGACGGGGACTCCTCGCAGCGGCCTCTGCTGGGGATCGTGCAGCCCATGCTGCAGGGGATCATGGACAGGCTCTGCCGGCCGCCCCCCGAGCACCCCCACAAGGGCTTGGATGACTCCACCTGA